The genomic segment TCTTAGGGTTAAGAGAGATGCAGCAGCAATGCAGGCTGTCGTCTTAGGGTTAAGAAAAATGCAGCAGCAATGCAGGCTGCCGTCTTAGGGTTTACAATGCGCAGACAGAGCTTCCTAGATCggaagctctgataccatctggaAATTAGGTTAAATGGAAATTGATGTCTTTATTACAAAGAGATCATACAAGATATATACGGGAGACCTAAGCTATTTTAGgaaatataataactatattCTATTCTAGAATCCCTTGATTTATGGGATTGTCCCTATTTATTCAAATCTGTACcgattacaataaaatatatacttgttATGAAATACACAAATTTCCTAATTTATTCTTTCCTAAAATACTATTTGATTTCCCACAGCTATCCTTGtgtaaaagtaattaatacATAGAGTGCAACAGAAAATTTGACAATATTCAGTAACGAAGTCTTTAACAAATTCTCAAATAATCATTCTATTTACGAGTAGtatatgttaaaatgttattgCTAATATCTCACATTGACTTGAAACATGGTAAATGTTGTCTCTGTGAGGTTGGACAGTCCTCACTTATAAGTTAGTTTTCTTAGGTTCAGCTTAACTTTATGCTCAAATTCTAAAATGGTGTCATAGTCTAATCTGGATTTGTTATTGGTTGCCTATATTTGTCTAAGCTCCAAATGTGTATACCTAGGTAAGGTAGTGTTGTTGGGCCCACATTTGTATGTTGTGAGAGGATGTGATCAGATAATATATCAACTAGAGATATGATGACCAATGTAATCTTTCTAAGTTTTGGACAAACCTCTCATCTTACAAGCTGACTTTATAAGATTGAATTCAAATTAGTTTTGTAATTTGCATTCGAAGTGAAAAATGTTTTTGGTTCATTTACTCACACTCTTTTATTTCCGATGTCAAAGTGAGGAGGAAAGGACTGAAAAAAGGGTAAAAGTTgataatttgaaatcaaattatgaaagattttttttttttacgagTGAAGAAGACAAGAGGGAAGTACATTCCAGTTCACTCACCAACAACTTTTGAGGATGCCCCTCCTAATCTTTACTCTTGGCATTGACCAATGTAAACTCTTCACCATTTGATCAGCTCATTTTTTATGCAATAACATATGCAACCCTAATGGATTGAAGATATCCACCTctttatatacttatatattcCCCTTTTCTCTATAGAATTACGAGTATTCTGCTacaataatattatgttaaCTTTTCAGATGTATGACAACAAGAAGAGACAGTCCTGATTGTGCACTTTGGAGATTAGCTGTTGAAGCGTTCAACCGTCTTCTTGTTGATTACATCACCAATTTAACGAATGGAGGTTCAGATTCAGGTATTAGTAAATCTGTCAGAACAAGAATATGGAAGGAGATTGCGGATGTTTATGAAATATTCCTAATTGGATATTGTGGACGAGCTCTTCCTTCAAATTCCCTCTCAGCTGTGGTGCTAGAGGCTGATGAGTCCCTTGAGATGTCCATCTTAAATATTCTTGGTGACACAGTCCTTAAGTTGCCAGTTGATACACCTACAGATGTAAGTTCTCCACCAATATAGAAGATACTTTGGTATTAAGAAGCTCAATAGCAATAGTTtgatatttaacataaaatcaGCATCTAAGTTAAGGATTATCTTCCACATATTTAGagttcttatattttgtttattagaGCTAGCTCTATTATTTAACGACTGCTCATCCCTTCATATGCATGACTTCTTttagtaataattaattttgattattgataattttttcccCGAAATAAAGTTCCGTGCCTATTTTGCTGCAAAAGTCACCTAATTGGACTTGCTTTAAGCTTTTCTTGCACTCCAGATTAAGTACTGTTGGACATTtcactttttccttttattcatCATGGGAGGGAAATGAGAAGAGATTTTGAATTTATACTAATAGTAGGCTCTTAATCCTAATCAAATAAGGAAAAAATTGTGAAATATGAAATAGGAAAACTAATCCTAAGAGATAAACTTAGATACTCTAAGATATTCTAGATAAACAATTGGTTGATTTTCATATGTTCTGACAACGTGCATGTTCTTAGATTCTGCTGCGACTGGTCTCCACATTGGACCGATGTGCATCCCGCACATGCTCATTACCTGTTGAGACTGTAGAGCTTATGCCTCCTCACTGCAGCAGATTTTCTTTGACTTGTTTACAAAAGTTGTTTTCTTTGAGCAGGTGCCATCCCTTGAAAACTTATTCAATTCGTATTagatttttctataaataatgtCCAAATTCTGAGTGTAAATTATCTTTGACTTGGTGTCAGTTATGTCTTAATGTGAGATGGTGTACTTGTCATGGATGCTTCTAGTAATCTACCTTTATCATGCATTTTTGTATACAGTTGCCTGCCTTCTCTGGACATTCTTTTCTAATGAAATCATGATTTATAGTCTCATCAGAAGAAAACTATTTTGAATTACTCGGGTGCCTGATTGCTAACTCCTGCTGTATCATTGTAATAGAGACCTGAATAAAGGCATTATTTGATTCCTAAAATTTCTTCGATCTCAActccttatttttctttctctttgctttttagtttttactaaatatattatcttCATATGTTGACcaatttatataatgttttgttAGTTATTCTAATGAAGTCAATTGGAATATGACAAGATCTGAAGTCAGCAAAATCTCAATTACGATGCTCATGACAAGATGTGAATACATCTTGGGCAGGTTTCTGGCAGATGAAAATGGCTTAGGTGTGCTTTTTATGATAGATAATAAACATCCTATGGAATTTTCATTTCATCTACCACTTTTTTCCtacttaaatattttcttttccctGCAGGTGACTGTCCTTTACCAAAAGCAAGActtgaagaaattatttatgTTCTCCGAGAACTGGCACATCTTGTAATTCATCCAGATGCAGCATCTGTTCTCCCTTTACACCCCTTGTTGAGAAGTGGTCTAGCAGAGGACAAGGAGAAGCATAACAATCGACCCcatttgtttgtgttgttaCCTTCCTTTTGTGAGCTTGTTACATCAAGGTAAAGTAACTATAAACTTGAGTTACCATGCCTTATATTTGGCGTGCAAATTTGTGGAATCTTTTTGCTCGTGAATCTATGTGGGGGTTGGTTTGAGATTGGAAATGATCCTCcaactttatttttctctcatcttggggaaaaataaataaggaaaaaatatttactatttgtATGTTGGATAAGATATTCTCCAGCAGCACAAAATACCAATCACCATgctagaaaaaaatatatccacTAAAAAAGTGCTAGACACACTTTGacaaatagataaataaaaccCCAGAAGTCATTAGCTTTAACTCACAAGGAGGTGAAGATACAAGCCTGTCTTCCAGGAACCGCTTAAACAGACTTcttaaaaactttatatacacaatataaacaaaagttgcacagttctcttttttttatcctaTCCATGCCTTTTACCAAAAATTGATACTGAATACTAAAAAGATCTTCTAAAGCGGTCGAACAATCTCAAAACGACCTCCAAAGAGCACAAGCTAGTTCAAAAGAGGCTAGTCCAAAATATCTTCTTTTTAAAATCGATCAAGTATTTATTACTAAACGACCTTCATTTCTGGTAAAGAAGTGAGAAAAcagattctttcattttttttcatctgttacttattattttgtgtctaaatgtttttcttttgatgGACAGAGAATTAAGAATACGGGAGCTAGTGCAAGGACTACTTCAGTTAGTAACAAAGGAATTGTCTCTGGAAAAGCTCAGCTTACCGAGTGAAAAGAATACTTCCAGATAAGCCCATTTCATAAGTTTTACATTGAAAATTAAGCTTATGAAAATACCAAGCTTTTCTCCTTTTACCCTCAGCTAGGAttgtatatttttgtctttCTGTAGACTAGACTAGAACCACCTATAGGAGGTTTTCCCAGTCTTTTCCTTTGCCTGTCATAAATTATTGTCAACCATACTCTTTCGGCTCTAGAAGCTTCTTGCCCTTGACCTACCTCAAGTTACGATAGAGCAAAGTTTTCCGTTCTCATATTTACTTGGGTTCAAACTGGGAGAGTTATAAATCTGGGAAATCAATGGAGCAGCTGAGAGAATTGTGTGGTTTATACAATCAAATATTCTAAAGGAAGGAAAGGCAAAGGAGGGGGAAGAAACTGTGAAAATTGTCCTAGTGAGAGGATCTATGTGCTGCCCCTTGACTTGCCAATTTTGTTGTACAAAATCACAGCGAAATGAGTTTGATGTTGTGCCCAATTTTTTAAACTCGGGCCCAGGccttaattttttgtttgttaatgCAAATCTTTTTTGCACCTTTAAATGTTCAATGATATGTATAATATCTCATTTATTATGACTCAAACAAACGGATATTATATGACGGAATTCTGGGATCGAGCATGTCTCCTCGAGAAGAAATAGTCTGAATTCCATCGTCATTCCTAAATGTTGTTGAGAAAATTGTACTCTTGATGCCATAAACGAGTATATCATCTTTCTTAACAAAGAAGGCTTTGGTAAAAAAAACTGATAAATTGTTGTAAAGAATTAAAGTCACTggtgagaagagaaaaaaaggcAGAAAGAGTTGGGGTTTCATAAAAGACTAAGAGCATCTCCAATAGGAATTCCCTCCCACttttatcacttttattttaaattggcAACTTATATGAAATGTTTTCAATAAGGATAATTATAGGGTACAACTTGTACACTTCTTGGATTGGAGAAATAGCTTTCTCAagtttctttataaaaatagtGTAATATTGAGAAgtataaaaaattgtgtataGTACCTCTAATTAGTTGCTTCATGTCAATGGTTAATGTTTTTAAGAAGTATAATAACAGGATTTAAAATCAATTGAGCTGTGCACAATGAGGAGAGAACATGTAAAAAGTAAAGAACTGTTCACAAAGCAGCTGCATTAAATGAAATATAGCATTGACTTAAATTTGATCGATGTGTTTAAGGAGTGGGATTTAGTTGATCAGCATGGCAATCTTTCAGTTAAATCGAGTGAAACTATAAGTTGGCATTACATCTACCTTAATAGTAGTTAACATgcataaaaagtaataaatttttaacgtccgtaaataataatacatttttaacaTGCATATTTATTCAATATTAGATAGAGTGATGAAGAATACACACCTAGGTTGTTTTATGTTAAACCCCGTCATGTGAAATACATTTACGAACTATTAAATAGGTTTACCTAAATCCGTGTATTATGGAAACATACCCCATCTAACAATTTCATATATTGTAATAGTAAAACTATCACTTTatctttacaaaaaaaaaaagctttattttaaattaaaaaaagttgtgtgaaaagttttacaattatatttttttatatacaactTAATCGTTAACCAAAGCTTGTTGTATCGAccaatacatttatttttacttaaaaaaacatttttaccaACATTCCAAGCATATCCTAATGATAAGTCGTTGCTCGtatgattattataattaactcaaaatcaagtaaaattttatctaaataaacaaaaccccatattttaaaaaaagtaaaggcatcgttcttatttattttgtaaattataatttcatgaAGTTACACATTCCAAACAAATGAAAGcagaaataaaatatgaacGCATTGCTTTGAAGAAAACTAGCACGGTTAGATAAAAGAATTGGGCGAGCTCCTTAACATTTGGTCAGAGGACTCGTTGAGTTAAAATTTAGGTTCTTCAGTTCTCCacgaagaaaagaaaaaaaaatgaatcactTACAAAATGGGCAATGGTGATAATATACATATATGGTATAGAACTAGTTACTGATCATTTGGTTAAGCCTAGCAGCAGCAGCCACGGCTGCGGACACACCCCCAGTATGAGTAGTGAGGTTGGGATCATTTCTCATTTCTGCACCCGTCACACCTTCAGCATCTCTCCGAGTCGCTGCTCTATCTGACGGTAACTTCGAAGTCGCATCCTGCAACAAAATAACTGTCATCTATGCatcattctttttcttaaatggCAGAGACACACAACACTGGTGATTTAATTAGTGCAGGTACCGCCAGAATATCTGCGAGTTTCGTCTTGTCCTCTTCCTTTGTAATCCGAGCATTTAGAGTGGCGGCTGATTGCGCCGCCGCAGCAACGCCTCCGGGGACAATGTTGGTGCGCCCAGTAGCTCTCACTTCCGCAGCTTGAATCGCCGCGGCATCGCTCCACTCCACCGGCTTCTTTCCCGCCGTGAGAACCGTGGCCTCCAGCGCTTCACCTATGGTGATCCCACCGCCCCCAATGCCCATATCTTGAACAGGAGAAGATGACGTCAGTGGCGCCTTTTTGCTAAATTGCTCCACCATCTGTGTAAGCAATTCATgcatttcatatatattattaacattttatttgtttctgAATGTCAAACGTAGTTAACACTTCAATTCATGCATGTAAAATAGAagagaaagttaaaaaaatagaatataatttaTGTCTTCATTCTCTTCCTTTTAAGtggatggaaaaataaaaaataaaacttttgatAATCGTTGCATTAAGCAAATTTCTTCCGAAAAACAAGAGCATCAATTGTTAGTATAAAACACATAGGAAATCTTCATTTGTCTTGAAAGATTTAATTAATACCTCAACCAATTTATTAactctcttctccttttcctctACTGATTTCTGAACAACCTACGGAACAAATTAATCAAAAGTAAGAATTAAAGAGAAAACACCGTTCCTAAAAACATGAATAACAAACCAGAATAATTAAAAGTTTCTTGGCGTgtgtgtataatatatatatacgtatacatatatatatacgtatacatatatatatatatacatatgagAAGAACCTGTTCACCAACGGACTCCGATATCACTTGCCTCCCCGGAGCATCGGTCTCCTTCACACTAGCACCAGTGGCAGTTATGTTAATATCGTTGTGCCCGACCACCCCATCTCTCTCATTTTTCATGGCCGCGGATTGCATCGCGGCGGCGACGCCACCCTTCGGGTTCTTACCAAGGAGGTGACTCTCCACCTTTTGCATGGTGGCGGCGTCAACCGGTGC from the Vigna angularis cultivar LongXiaoDou No.4 chromosome 3, ASM1680809v1, whole genome shotgun sequence genome contains:
- the LOC108345287 gene encoding late embryogenesis abundant protein 47: MSQEQPKREDFQEEAITYGDVFNVQGDLKTKPIAPVDAATMQKVESHLLGKNPKGGVAAAMQSAAMKNERDGVVGHNDINITATGASVKETDAPGRQVISESVGEQVVQKSVEEKEKRVNKLVEMVEQFSKKAPLTSSSPVQDMGIGGGGITIGEALEATVLTAGKKPVEWSDAAAIQAAEVRATGRTNIVPGGVAAAAQSAATLNARITKEEDKTKLADILADATSKLPSDRAATRRDAEGVTGAEMRNDPNLTTHTGGVSAAVAAAARLNQMISN